Proteins encoded by one window of Limnothrix sp. FACHB-406:
- a CDS encoding adenylate/guanylate cyclase domain-containing protein → MAEIQLRLQVPGSPDRLIPVETDSVTIGRASDCELPLSPYGVSRHHARISRADRASPWMVEDLQSKNGTRLNQTPLQQPTPIAHGDRIYIENVCITVLLAGVGTANAVANPTITRSRQSPQGPKAVYSQRVQVPLNPEALPPTVSVVRPNLVKLPLIDATADGKMRISRDASDLKEQWLRTSEGSGDSLYERDRTIARLRDLVEIAKGLTSAASSNAIFSQVQEVVFRYLTNIERLALLVDVEGNGQLQLLNAAARETERARDLTLNSGWISQSICQKVFKEKIALQTADAQADERFGAEQSILYKGIRSAMAVPLWNEDKVVGVLYADANLSSESWVQEGEDDLSFFSALANLVAASVQRWLLTRKLQEEERLCQKLERYHSPAVVQQMIAAGTHEDGRIPTTDGELSILFADIVGFTALSERLSPAEVADLLNRFFEEMLQEVFALGGTLDKFIGDCIMAFFGAPEPQPDHADRAVIAARRMLERLDDLNKRNVLGEHLQLRIAINSGRAVVGDVGSSQRMDYTVLGGAVNLAARMEAICPVGQCIISANTYDLVSRKMNWVQMGEFRFKGIERPVPIFQDGHRAQELELVKLLTEPS, encoded by the coding sequence ATGGCTGAGATCCAATTACGCCTTCAGGTTCCCGGTAGCCCCGATCGACTGATTCCCGTGGAAACCGACTCCGTGACGATCGGGCGGGCCAGTGATTGCGAGCTGCCCCTTTCTCCCTATGGCGTGTCGCGACACCATGCCCGAATTAGCCGCGCCGATCGGGCTAGTCCCTGGATGGTTGAAGACCTGCAAAGCAAAAACGGCACACGCCTGAACCAAACCCCCCTCCAACAGCCAACTCCCATCGCCCACGGCGATCGGATCTATATCGAAAATGTTTGCATCACCGTCCTGTTGGCAGGAGTGGGCACGGCCAACGCGGTCGCGAATCCCACCATCACCCGATCGCGCCAATCGCCCCAAGGGCCCAAAGCCGTCTATTCCCAACGGGTGCAGGTTCCCTTAAACCCCGAGGCTTTGCCGCCCACCGTGTCCGTGGTGCGGCCCAATCTGGTCAAGCTGCCCCTGATTGATGCCACGGCCGATGGCAAAATGCGAATTTCACGCGATGCCAGCGACCTCAAAGAACAGTGGCTCCGCACCAGCGAAGGCAGCGGCGACAGTCTTTATGAGCGCGATCGCACCATTGCCCGCTTGCGCGATCTCGTGGAAATCGCCAAAGGCCTCACCTCCGCCGCCAGCAGCAACGCCATCTTCTCCCAAGTGCAAGAAGTGGTGTTTCGCTATCTCACCAACATTGAGCGCCTGGCCCTGTTGGTGGATGTGGAAGGCAATGGCCAACTGCAACTGCTGAACGCGGCCGCCCGCGAAACCGAACGGGCCCGCGACCTCACCCTCAACAGCGGTTGGATCAGCCAAAGCATTTGCCAAAAAGTTTTCAAAGAAAAAATTGCCCTACAAACCGCCGATGCCCAAGCAGACGAGCGGTTTGGCGCAGAACAAAGCATTCTCTATAAAGGCATTCGCAGCGCCATGGCCGTGCCGCTTTGGAACGAAGACAAAGTGGTCGGTGTGCTCTATGCCGATGCCAACCTGTCCTCCGAAAGTTGGGTGCAAGAGGGCGAAGACGATCTCAGTTTCTTTTCCGCATTGGCCAACCTCGTGGCTGCCAGTGTTCAGCGGTGGTTGCTCACCCGCAAACTTCAGGAAGAAGAGCGCCTGTGCCAAAAGCTAGAGCGCTATCACTCGCCTGCGGTGGTGCAACAAATGATCGCCGCTGGCACCCACGAGGATGGCCGGATTCCCACCACTGATGGGGAACTCAGCATTCTGTTTGCGGATATTGTCGGGTTCACGGCCCTTTCGGAGCGCCTGAGTCCGGCGGAGGTGGCGGACTTGTTGAACCGCTTTTTTGAAGAAATGCTGCAAGAGGTGTTTGCCCTAGGCGGAACCCTCGATAAGTTCATTGGCGATTGCATCATGGCCTTTTTTGGTGCGCCGGAACCACAACCGGATCATGCCGATCGCGCTGTCATTGCTGCCCGGCGAATGCTGGAACGCTTGGATGATTTGAACAAACGGAACGTGTTGGGCGAGCATTTGCAACTACGGATTGCCATCAACAGCGGTCGGGCCGTGGTGGGAGATGTGGGCAGCTCCCAACGGATGGATTACACAGTCTTAGGCGGCGCGGTGAACCTGGCGGCCCGGATGGAGGCGATTTGTCCGGTGGGCCAGTGCATCATCAGCGCCAATACCTATGACTTGGTGTCGCGGAAGATGAATTGGGTGCAAATGGGAGAATTTCGGTTCAAGGGCATTGAACGGCCAGTGCCCATTTTCCAAGATGGTCACCGCGCCCAAGAGCTAGAGTTGGTGAAGCTGTTGACGGAGCCTTCTTGA